From a single Cryptococcus neoformans var. neoformans B-3501A chromosome 3, whole genome shotgun sequence genomic region:
- a CDS encoding hypothetical protein (HMMPfam hit to CHORD, CHORD, score: 187.6, E(): 2.4e-53; HMMPfam hit to CS, CS domain, score: 93.1, E(): 6.9e-25), producing MAVLKCTNQTCGKEYEEDNNQDGSCAYHPGGPIFHEGLKSWSCCKETNKPVLEFDAFMALPPCTKGKHTSAPRVNPAAPQRGSEAGSHLVVTNISSDGVETYGTAAPTAKLPTAESSKISNTATSAPSSVPSALTAVTPSQPNKEHKEVKEEEQDDPSVPVPEGARCKRLACGATWEGEEVSRGDGEKAVCRYHPQAAIFHEGSKGYLCCKRRVLEFDEFMKIPGCKEGKHLFMGPKKDETKEEVVNCRLDHYQTPTQVIVSAFAKGADKSRSTITFTPQTLSLSLSLPSNKRVLKTVTLYGPIDPNVSSYRILSTKVEITLVKPKPASWPVLELPPAGTELPPGYALTFGVSGRTGTIGGKEIVLAAEELAKRQ from the exons ATGGCAGTACTCAAGTGCACAAATCAAACTTGTGGAAAGGAATACGAAGAAGATAACAACCAAGATGGCAGCTGCGCTTATCACCCAGGAGGGCCA ATCTTTCACGAGGGACTCAAGTCATGGT CATGCTGCAAAGAGACCAACAAGCCTGTTCTCGAATTCGACGCTTTCATGGCGCTCCCACCTTGCACAAAAGGCAAACACACATCAGCGCCTCGCGTCAACCCCGCTGCCCCGCAAAGAGGTTCCGAGGCTGGATCACATCTAGTAGTCACCAACATCTCGAGTGACGGTGTCGAAACGTACGGCACTGCCGCGCCCACTGCCAAGCTTCCAACCGCTGAATCTAGCAAGATTTCAAACACTGCCACCTccgctccttcttctgttccATCCGCGCTTACAGCTGTTACACCTTCTCAACCCAACAAGGAGCATAAAGAggtcaaggaagaggagcaggatGATCCTTCTGTTCCTGTACCCGAGGGTGCAAGATGCAAACGTCTTGCATGTGGAGCTACttgggaaggggaggaggtcTCCAGAGGAGACGGGGAGAAAGCGGTTTGTAGATACCACCCTCAGGCT GCGATATTCCACGAAGGTTCAAAGGGTTACTTGTGCTGTAAGCGACGAGTGCTCGAGTTTGATGAATTCATGAAGATCCCGGGATGTAAAGAAGGGAAGCATTTGTTTATGGGAccaaagaaggatgaa ACCAAGGAGGAAGTAGTCAACTGTAGACTGGATCATTATCAAACACCAACACAAGTGATCGTCTCCGCATTCGCCAAAGG TGCCGATAAGTCTCGTTCCACCATCACATTCACCCCGCAAACactctctctttccctctctctcccttcaaACAAACGAGTTCTCAAAACCGTCACTCTCTACGGACCCATTGACCCCAACGTATCTTCTTACCGTATCCTCAGCACCAAAGTTGAAATCACTCTCGTCAAGCCGAAACCCGCCAGCTGGCCTGTGCTCGAATTGCCGCCTGCGGGAACAGAGTTGCCCCCCGGTTATGCGTTAACGTTTGGTGTGAGTGGAAGAACCGGTACGATAGGGGGGAAGGAGATCGTTTTGGCAGCGGAGGAGCTGGCAAAGAGGCAATAA
- a CDS encoding hypothetical protein (HMMPfam hit to DUF367, Domain of unknown function (DUF367), score: 254.7, E(): 1.6e-73; HMMPfam hit to RLI, Possible metal-binding domain in RNase L inhibitor, RLI, score: 58.0, E(): 2.6e-14): MDDEEIFRRVMAGENLDTSSEESDSGSGSGSGSGSEKDDEEDEESSEEEPATIEVPVAMWDFDHCDPKRCSGKKLARHGLINAMRVGQRFRGIVLTPKGKKVISPEDDEIVQMSGLAVVECSWARLDEVPFNKIKSPYERLLPFLIASNPVNYGKPWRLNCVEALAAGFYITGHADWAEVLLAKFSWGHSFYKLNSHLIERYRTCKDADEIKAMQESIQREMEEERVERRRQRDADEGADLLRENPNHQGSEWQTEQDNDSDEERDVVETLIAGLEQANLDDEKAETEGR, translated from the exons AtggacgacgaagagatATTCCGACGAGTAATGGCAGGTGAGAACCTTGACACAA GTTCCGAGGAGTCAGACTCCGGTTCGGGTTCGGGTTCTGGTTCTGGTTCCGAAaaggacgatgaagaggatgaggaaagctCAGAAGAGGAGCCTGCCACGATCGAAGTCCCCGTAGCCATGTGGGATTTTGATCATTGTGATCCGAAACGATGTTCAGGAAAGAAATTGGCTAGGCATGGGTTAATCAACGCCATGCGAGTAGGCCAGAGATTTAGGGGTATCGTCTTGAC AccaaagggaaagaaagtcATCTCaccggaagatgatgagattgTCCAAATGAGCGGACTCGCCGTTGTCGAGTGCAGTTGGGCGCGATTAGATGAAGTGCCGTTCAACAAAATCAAGTCTCCTTACGAGCGTTTAC TGCCTTTCCTGATTGCAAGCAACCCGGTCAATTATGGCAAACCATGGCGGCTGAACTGCGTTGAAGCACTTGCTGCTGGATTCTACATCACCGGTCACGCCGACTGGGCTGAAGTTCT GCTAGCAAAGTTTTCATGGGGACATTCTTTCTATAAACTGAACTCTCACCTTATCGAACGATACCGCACATGCAAAGATGCCGATGAAATCAAGGCTATGCAGGAAAGTATTCAgcgggagatggaagaagaaagggtcGAACGTCGCCGGCAAAGAG ATGCCGACGAAGGAGCAGATTTGTTGAGAGAGAACCCGAACCACCAGGGAAGTGAATGGCAAACGGAGCAAGACAATGATAGCGACGAAGAGCGAGATGTTGTCGAGACACTTATCGCAGGGTTGGAACAGGCCAATCTCGATGACGAAAAGGCTGAGACTGAAGGAAGATAG
- a CDS encoding hypothetical protein (HMMPfam hit to GATA, GATA zinc finger, score: 55.3, E(): 1.7e-13), protein MSKYPQPHHSPYHSSSSLPQQTSQQQPSVQYLYDPSQPYTSAIPSPQLNSNLSRPPNSGPASTAPSSSPRFQPYSRPQPQRSTSSNSTQSVQQNNNMGMPPPSLPPSNSIRPPTQISPSHQPSPLHQSALSFLPPQELSRGYSESTHSPNHLSNPLYNTGYDEIMYSNTGVQQPYLPVLPDTGNHEPWDRPLNDQRVGPDEYSQALAIYTHIYDSVPYFVPNTQPAPHIPENHNHTTTYESVVLLANEGHQILTGQVDSHQRHTLTSSTGVGVTSLPTGMGGAAQVHTGPSPGPGAASTNHANANPNNINHGNNISIGNGKQGSSGTASGAGTLSGSTMTAGRKRGNSGDKKNGPPPTCLGCGATETPEWRRGPMGPRTLCNACGLVHMKLQRKKKKAEEKARLEAEKEKEAATAALGMVGGGFGSGLASALPSAFLP, encoded by the exons ATGTCAAAGTACCCCCAGCCTCACCACTCCCCGTATCACTCCTCCAGTTCCCTCCCTCAGCAGACATCCCAACAGCAGCCGTCTGTCCAGTATTTATACGACCCGTCACAACCCTATACCTCCGCCATCCCCTCGCCACAGCTCAACAGCAATCTATCCAGACCCCCAAACTCTGGCCCGGCCAGTACcgccccttcttcttcacccagATTTCAGCCATATTCGCGCCCGCAACCACAGCGATCGACCTCGTCCAACTCTACCCAATCGGTGCAGCAGAATAACAATATGGGTATGCCGCCTCCTAGTCTCCCGCCGTCAAATTCCATACGCCCTCCTACTCAAATATCGCCATCTCATCAACCGTCGCCGCTTCACCAGTCTGCGTTATCCTTTCTTCCCCCTCAAGAACTCTCAAGAGGCTACAGTGAATCGACGCACAGTCCTAACCATCTTTCTAATCCACTATACAACACTGGTTACGACGAGATAATGTACAGCAACACGGGTGTGCAGCAACCGTACCTGCCTGTTTTACCAGATACGGGAAACCACGAGCCTTGGGACAGACCTCTGAACGATCAAAGAGTTGGACCAGACGAATACTCCCAG GCACTGGCCATTTACACTCATATCTATGATTCTGTCCCCTACTTTGTCCCCAACACTCAACCTGCCCCTCATATACCTGAAAACCACAACCACACGACCACATACGAATCAgttgttcttcttgccaATGAAGGGCACCAGATCCTCACAGGGCAAGTGGACTCCCATCAACGTCACACCCTCACGTCCTCGACGGGAGTTGGTGTCACATCATTGCCCACAGGAATGGGCGGTGCTGCTCAAGTCCATACGGGACCTAGTCCGGGACCTGGTGCAGCGTCCACGAATCATGCCAACGCAAATCCGAACAATATCAACCACGGGAACAACATCAGTATCGGGAACGGGAAGCAGGGAAGCAGTGGTACCGCGAGCGGTGCTGGTACGCTGTCAGGAAGCACGATGACggcgggaaggaagagggggaatTCGGGCGACAAGAAGAACGGGCCTCCACCGACGTGTTTGGGCTGTGGCGCGACAGAGACACCAGAGTGGCGAAGAGGGCCGATGGGTCCGAGAACATTGTGTAATGCCTGT GGGTTGGTACACATGAAGTtgcagagaaagaagaagaaggcagaggagaaAGCGAGATTGGaggcagagaaggagaaggaagcggcGACGGCGGCGTTAGGCATGGTGGGAGGGGGCTTTGGCAGTGGCTTAGCAAGTGCTTTACCAAGCGCTTTCCTTCCTTAG
- a CDS encoding hypothetical protein (HMMPfam hit to DEAD, DEAD/DEAH box helicase, score: 249.3, E(): 6.4e-72; HMMPfam hit to Helicase_C, Helicase conserved C-terminal domain, score: 122.3, E(): 1.1e-33) produces the protein MAGVNVGDDKLVFESSEAVTVAPTFEALNLKEDLLRGIYAYNFEKPSAIQQRAIIPIIRGRDVIAQAQSGTGKTATFSISMLQSIDTNLRETQALVLSPTRELAVQIQTVVLALGDYMNVSCHACIGGTSVGEDIRKLEAGQQVVSGTPGRVFDMIRRRNLRTKDIKMLILDESDELLNKGFKDQIYDIYRYLPPATQVVVVSATLPHDVLEMTTKFMTDPVRILVKRDELTLEGIKQFFVAVEKEDWKFDTLCDLYDTLTITQAVIFCNTRRKVDWLTEKMREANFTVSSMHGEMVQKERDAIMAEFRGGQSRVLITTDVWARGIDVQQVSLVINYDLPTSRENYLHRIGRSGRFGRKGVAINFVTVDDVRILRDIEQYYSTQIDEMPMNVAELT, from the exons ATGGCTGGTGTTAATGT TGGCGACGACAAGCTCGTATTCGAGTCTTCCGAAGCCGTCACGGTC GCTCCTACCT TCGAGGCTCTCAACTTGAAAGAAGATCTCTTGCGCGGAATTTATGCTTACAACTTTGAGAAACCTTCCGCCATCCAGCAACGTGCGatcatccccatcatccGTGGTCGAGATGTTATTGCCCAAGCCCAGTCTGGTACGGGTAAAACCGCCACCTTTTCTATCTCAATGCTTCAGTCCATCGACACCAACTTGCGCGAGACTCAGGCTTTGGTTCTGTCCCCCACAAGGGAATTGGCTGTACAGATCCAAACCGTCGTTCTCGCTCTCGGTGACTACATGAACGTCTCTTGTCATGCTTGTATTGGAGGAACCAGCGTTGGTGAAGACATTAGGAAGCTTGAGGCTGGGCAGCAGGTTGTCAGTGGTACTCCTGGACGAGTGTTTGACATGATCCGAAGGAGAAACTTGAGGACTAAGGACATCAAG ATGCTCATTCTCGATGAGTCTGATGAACTCCTCAACAAAGGTTTCAAGGACCAAATTTACGACATCTACCGATACCTCCCTCCCGCCACCCAAGTTGTCGTTGTCTCCGCGACCCTCCCTCATGACGTCCTCGAAATGACTACCAAGTTCATGACAGACCCTGTCCGAATTCTCGTCAAGCGTGATGAATTGACTCTTGAAGGAATCAAGCAATTCTTCGTCGCCGTCGAAAAGGAAGACTGGAAGTTTGACACGCTTTGTGATTTGTACGACACTTTGACGATTACGCAGGCGGTCATTTTCTGTAACACCCGACGCAAGGTCGACTGGTTGACAGAAAAGATGCGAGAGGCGAACTTTACTGTCAGCAGTATGCACGGAGAAATGGTACAAAAGGAACGAGATGCGATCATGGCCGAATTCCGAGGGGGACAGAG TCGAGTATTAATTACCACCGACGTCTGGGCCCGAGGTATCGACGTCCAGCAAGTTTCTCTAGTCATCAACTACGACCTTCCTACTTCTCGTGAAAACTACTTGCACAGAATAGGTCGAAGTGGTCGATTCGGCAGGAAAGGTGTGGCGATCAACTTTGTCACTGTTGATGATGTCAGGATTTTGAGAGATATTGAGCAATATTACTCTACTC AAATCGACGAAATGCCTATGAACGTTGCGGAGCTCACATAA
- a CDS encoding hypothetical protein (Match to ESTs gb|CF189685.1|CF189685, gb|CF189684.1|CF189684; HMMPfam hit to WD40, WD domain, G-beta repeat, score: 188.8, E(): 1e-53) has product MSYKAGSVYPCNPATSRSESTKLGVDPKGEKLVYTNGRAVVIRDLNHVGLSHIYTEHTQNTTVARISPSGYYCASADVAGNVRVWDVTQPENILKLATRPLGGKINDLAWDGESKRIIVGGEGKDRFGAAFFMDSGSSCGEIAGHAKPITALSIRQQRPFRAISGSDDNSLIFHTAVPFKYDKMINTHTRFVRDVAFSPNGDLFASVASDGKMFFYEGKTGEVKGEVDRDGSTASLMACSWSPDSSRVTTAGTDGIVAIWDSSTLKTIQSYNVGSDVAAQQNGVVYANTNTVVSASLSGTLNIFDIREPTSKWRTLHGPTKAITASAIFSNGNDKDTTFYAGSFDGTVKKFEIGEAYGEKEGTCDEIEGTGHSARIAAISANGKDKVWSAGWDDKVTAIEGSQFTSNPIPTKAQPTSIAATPDSVYIATASGVEVNGPSPTTLVTTPTSAVAAYPGPNSDLVATASGKIVTLFSTSPQTVLATFDDNKGDVLSLAFSPDGKYLASGDATGRIILIDVEKKETVVSSKWTFHTGRVVGLAWAIDSKRLASAGLDENIYVWDTNKQLKNISIKNAHPGGVNGVAWVDGNTRLVSAGADGCVRTWTVPEL; this is encoded by the exons ATGTCTTATAAAGCAG GCTCGGTCTATCCTTGTAACCCTGCCACTTCCCGTTCCGAGTCTACCAAGCTCGGAGTTGACCCAAAGGGCGAGAAGCTAGTCTACAcaaatggaagagctgTCGTT ATTCGAGACCTTAAC CATGTTGGACTCTCTCACATCTACACTG AACACACTCAAAACACCACTGTCGCCAGGATCTCCCCCTCTGGATACTATTGCGCCTCCGCCGACGTCGCTGGTAACG TCCGCGTTTGGGATGTTACTCAGCCCGAAAACATCTTAAAGCTTGCTACGCGTCCATTGGGTGGAAAGATTAACGACCTTGCTTGGGATGGCGAAAGCAAACGAATcattgttggtggtgaaGGCAAGGACAG GTTTGGGGCCGCGTTCTTCATGGATAGTGGGTCATCTTGTGGTGAGATCGCTGGACACGCCAAG CCTATAACAGCACTCTCGATTCGTCAACAGCGTCCCTTCCGAGCCATCTCAGGATCTGACGACAattctctcatcttccataCTGCGGTCCCATTCAAGTACGATAAAATGATAAACACCCACACTCGTTTCGTTCGAGACGTTGCATTCTCTCCCAATGGAGACTTGTTTGCTTCCGTTGCGAGTGACGGCAAGATGTTCTTCTATGAAGGCAAGACCGGCGAGGTTAAGGGTGAAGTTGATCGGGATGGTTCGACTGCAAGTCTG ATGGCCTGCTCCTGGTCGCCCGATTCCAGCAGAGTCACTACCGCTGGCACTGACGGTATCGTTGCCATCT GGGATTCATCGACACTTAAAACCATTCAGTCATACAATGTCGGTTCTGACGTCGCGGCTCAACAAAATGGTGTCGTATACGCCAACACGAACACCGTCGTTTCAGCGTCCTTGTCTGGTACTCTCAATATCTTCGATATCCGAGAACCTACCTCTAAGTGGCGCACCCTCCACGGGCCTACCAAAGCCATCACGGCTTCtgccatcttctcaaatGGCAATGATAAGGATACTACATTCTATGCTGGTTCGTTTGACGGTACGGTGAAGAAGTTTGAGATTGGAGAGGCCTACggtgagaaggagggcaCTTGCGATGAAATCGAAGGCACTGGTCACTCTGCTCGTATTGCTGCCATCAGTGCCAATGGAAAAGACAAAGTCTGGAGTGCAGGATGGGACGACAAGGTCACTGCCATTGAGGGATCGCAATTTACTTCTAATCCCATTCCTACCAAAGCTCAACCCACAAGCATCGCCGCCACCCCTGACTCTGTATATATCGCCACCGCTTCTGGTGTCGAAGTCAATGGTCCTAGCCCTACTACCCTCGTCACTACCCCCACTTCCGCTGTTGCAGCCTACCCTGGTCCCAATTCTGACCTTGTAGCCACCGCCTCCGGCAAGATTGTCACCCTCTTTTCTACCTCTCCTCAAACTGTGCTTGCAACCTTTGATGATAATAAAGGCGATGTTCTGtcccttgccttctcccccGATGGCAAGTACTTGGCGTCAGGCGATGCTACCGGAAGAATTATTCTTATCGAcgtggagaagaaggagacgGTTGTTTCCAGCAAATGGACTTTCCACACGGGTCGAGTTGTAGGCCTCGCGTGGGCCATTGACAGTAAAAGGCTGGCATCAGCTGGTCTGGATGAGAATATCTATGTTTGGGATACCAACAAGCAGTTGAAAAACATCTCTATCAAG AATGCACACCCCGGTGGTGTCAATGGAGTCGCCTGGGTTGATGGCAATACCAGGCTCGTGAGTGCGGGTGCGGATGGATGTGTTAGGACTTGGACTGTGCCAGAATTGTAG